A single Curtobacterium sp. MCSS17_015 DNA region contains:
- a CDS encoding holo-ACP synthase: protein MIIGIGVDVVDLERFERVLTRTPAMRSRLFTDAEQLRDGEPRPVASLAARFAAKEALIKAFGSSAGLRWRELEVVADDQRNPSLTLHEGAQRVADDRGVSHVHLSLSHDGGIATAFVVIEGRERPATEGPIA, encoded by the coding sequence GTGATCATCGGCATCGGGGTCGACGTGGTCGACCTGGAACGGTTCGAGCGGGTCCTGACCCGGACCCCCGCGATGCGGTCGCGGCTGTTCACCGACGCCGAGCAACTGCGGGACGGCGAGCCGCGCCCGGTGGCGTCACTCGCCGCCCGGTTTGCCGCCAAGGAGGCCCTGATCAAGGCCTTCGGGTCGAGCGCCGGCCTGCGCTGGCGGGAGCTCGAGGTCGTCGCGGACGACCAGCGGAACCCGTCGCTCACCCTGCACGAGGGGGCGCAGCGGGTGGCGGACGACCGCGGGGTCTCGCACGTGCACCTCTCGCTGTCGCACGACGGCGGGATCGCGACGGCGTTCGTCGTCATCGAGGGCCGGGAGCGGCCTGCAACGGAAGGACCGATCGCGTGA
- the coaA gene encoding type I pantothenate kinase gives MPIPETTVAHPTPFVEIPRDEWSQLAPKEHLSLTETEIVQLRGLGDRLDITEVQDVYLPLSRLLTLYAAGARDLHAETSRFLGERAGRTPFVIGVAGSVAVGKSTVARLLRELTKRWPDTPRVELVTTDGFLYPNAELERRGIMDRKGFPESYDRRSLLRFVSNVKSGAAEVRAPYYSHLVYDIVPDAEIVVRQPDILIVEGLNVLAPPVHGRLALSDLFDFTIYVDAKTKDIESWYVDRFLALQEQAFSSPDSFFHRFADLSREDAVRTATEVWRAINEPNLLENVLPTRSRATLVLKKAADHKVTSVLLRKI, from the coding sequence ATGCCGATCCCGGAGACGACCGTCGCGCACCCCACTCCCTTCGTGGAGATCCCCCGCGACGAGTGGTCGCAGCTCGCACCGAAGGAGCACCTCTCCCTCACCGAGACCGAGATCGTGCAGCTGCGCGGCCTCGGCGACCGCCTCGACATCACCGAGGTGCAGGACGTCTACCTGCCGCTCTCGCGCCTGTTGACGTTGTACGCGGCCGGTGCGCGGGACCTCCACGCCGAGACCAGCCGCTTCCTCGGCGAACGTGCCGGCCGGACCCCCTTCGTCATCGGCGTCGCCGGATCGGTGGCGGTCGGCAAGAGCACCGTGGCGCGCCTGCTCCGCGAACTCACCAAGCGCTGGCCGGACACGCCCCGCGTCGAACTCGTGACGACCGACGGCTTCCTGTACCCGAACGCCGAGCTCGAGCGGCGCGGGATCATGGACCGCAAGGGCTTCCCCGAGTCGTACGACCGCCGGTCCCTGCTGCGGTTCGTCAGCAACGTGAAGAGCGGCGCTGCCGAGGTCCGCGCGCCGTACTACTCACACCTGGTCTACGACATCGTGCCCGACGCCGAGATCGTCGTGCGACAGCCGGACATCCTCATCGTCGAGGGGCTCAACGTGCTCGCACCGCCGGTGCACGGGCGCCTGGCACTGTCCGACCTCTTCGACTTCACCATCTACGTCGACGCGAAGACGAAGGACATCGAGTCCTGGTACGTGGACCGGTTCCTGGCGCTGCAGGAGCAGGCGTTCTCGAGCCCCGACTCGTTCTTCCACCGCTTCGCCGACCTGTCCCGCGAGGACGCCGTCCGCACCGCCACCGAGGTCTGGCGGGCGATCAACGAGCCGAACCTGCTCGAGAACGTCCTGCCGACCCGCTCCCGCGCAACGCTGGTGCTCAAGAAGGCGGCGGACCACAAGGTGACGAGCGTCCTGCTCCGCAAGATTTGA
- the glmM gene encoding phosphoglucosamine mutase: protein MPRLFGTDGVRGLANGELTAALALGLAQASAAVLTHGHHADARRASGRTRPRAVLARDPRVSGEFLGAAVAAGLASAGVDVLDAGVIPTPAAAYLVADIDADFGVMISASHNPAPDNGIKFFAAGGRKLPDEVEDRIEAAMHDQSAPTPTGAEVGRITRFADAEDRYVVHLLGTLPHRLDGLHVVLDCANGAASGVSPEVFVNAGAKVTLIGADPNGININDGVGSTHIDNLARAVLEAGADVGIAHDGDADRCLAVDADGNAVDGDQIMAILALSLKERGRLVDDTLVATVMSNLGLKRAMADAGITVLETGVGDRYVLEKMNEGGFSLGGEQSGHIIFNDYATTGDGVLTGLHLVAEMARTGKTLGELAACMTVFPQVLLNVKGVDRHGLQDQGVQDAIAAATDALGDTGRVLLRPSGTEPVVRVMVEAASQEDAQRVAEELADVVRARLTLEAA from the coding sequence ATGCCGCGTCTGTTCGGTACCGACGGCGTTCGTGGCCTCGCCAACGGCGAGTTGACGGCCGCGCTCGCACTGGGCCTTGCCCAGGCGAGCGCGGCCGTGCTCACGCACGGACACCATGCGGACGCTCGTCGAGCGTCCGGTCGCACGCGCCCGCGGGCCGTGCTGGCGCGCGACCCGCGCGTCTCCGGCGAGTTCCTGGGCGCCGCCGTGGCAGCCGGACTCGCCTCCGCCGGCGTCGACGTCCTCGACGCCGGGGTCATCCCCACTCCCGCAGCGGCGTACCTCGTCGCCGACATCGACGCCGACTTCGGCGTGATGATCTCCGCGTCGCACAACCCCGCGCCGGACAACGGGATCAAGTTCTTCGCCGCAGGTGGTCGCAAGCTGCCGGACGAGGTCGAGGACCGCATCGAAGCGGCCATGCACGACCAGTCCGCGCCGACCCCCACGGGTGCCGAGGTCGGACGCATCACGCGGTTCGCCGACGCCGAGGACCGCTACGTCGTGCACCTGCTCGGCACGCTGCCGCACCGGCTCGACGGGCTCCACGTCGTGCTCGACTGCGCCAACGGGGCAGCCTCCGGCGTCTCGCCCGAGGTCTTCGTCAACGCGGGTGCGAAGGTGACGCTCATCGGTGCCGACCCGAACGGCATCAACATCAACGACGGCGTCGGCTCGACCCACATCGACAACCTGGCCCGCGCGGTGCTCGAGGCCGGCGCCGACGTCGGCATCGCGCACGACGGCGACGCGGACCGGTGCCTCGCCGTGGACGCCGACGGCAACGCGGTGGACGGCGACCAGATCATGGCGATCCTGGCGCTGTCGCTCAAGGAGCGCGGCCGCCTGGTGGACGACACCCTCGTCGCCACGGTCATGTCGAACCTCGGTCTCAAGCGGGCCATGGCGGACGCGGGCATCACGGTGCTCGAGACCGGCGTCGGTGACCGTTACGTGCTCGAGAAGATGAACGAGGGCGGCTTCTCGCTCGGTGGCGAGCAGTCCGGCCACATCATCTTCAACGACTACGCGACGACGGGTGACGGGGTCCTGACGGGCCTCCACCTCGTCGCCGAGATGGCGCGCACCGGCAAGACGCTCGGCGAACTCGCCGCGTGCATGACCGTGTTCCCGCAGGTGCTCCTCAACGTGAAGGGCGTCGACCGGCACGGGCTGCAGGACCAGGGTGTGCAGGACGCGATCGCCGCCGCCACCGACGCGCTCGGCGACACCGGCCGGGTGCTCCTGCGTCCGTCGGGCACCGAGCCGGTCGTCCGCGTCATGGTCGAGGCCGCCAGCCAGGAGGACGCCCAGCGCGTCGCCGAGGAACTCGCGGACGTCGTCCGTGCGCGCCTGACGCTCGAGGCCGCGTAG
- a CDS encoding glutathione peroxidase, producing the protein MGRFDDIAITTLTGETTTFGSFGDKAVLVVNVASRCGLAPQYEQLEELQRTYGPRGFTVLGFPSNQFLQELGSSEAIEEYCSTTWGVSFPMSEKVKVNGRSAHPLYRELTQAPDASGKAGRVMWNFEKFLVAPDGTVTRFRPTVTPDAPEVVAAIEAALPA; encoded by the coding sequence ATGGGACGCTTCGACGACATCGCGATCACCACCCTCACGGGTGAGACCACCACCTTCGGCAGCTTCGGCGACAAGGCGGTGCTCGTGGTGAACGTCGCCTCGCGGTGCGGGCTGGCGCCGCAGTACGAACAGCTCGAGGAACTCCAGCGCACGTACGGCCCGCGGGGCTTCACCGTGCTCGGTTTCCCGAGCAACCAGTTCCTGCAGGAGCTCGGCTCGTCCGAGGCCATCGAGGAGTACTGCTCCACCACGTGGGGCGTCAGCTTCCCGATGTCCGAGAAGGTCAAGGTGAACGGCCGGTCCGCGCACCCGCTCTACCGGGAACTCACGCAGGCTCCGGACGCGTCGGGCAAGGCCGGTCGCGTGATGTGGAACTTCGAGAAGTTCCTCGTGGCACCGGACGGCACCGTCACCCGCTTCCGCCCGACGGTCACGCCGGACGCCCCCGAGGTCGTCGCCGCCATCGAGGCGGCCCTCCCCGCCTGA
- the alr gene encoding alanine racemase → MSAFTGVTVDREALIANYATIAGQVAPAGVVAVVKADAYGHGAVEVARALVDAGADWLGVADLDEAVALRRAGIDEGVRVLAWLHAPDEDFRRAARYGITPAVSSVEQLATAADADVPAVHLVVDTGLSRNGAVESEWPELFATAAALSRGGDRTRIEGVMSHLSNASRADDLDQDAALQRALDGLAAVGIRPDVVHLAASAGSLALPETRRDLARVGLALYGLSPFPDRTSADLGLRPAMRVTAAVLRTIAVPVGDGVSYGYTWRAERDTRLAVIGLGYADGFDRGSGNAVSVRIGDRRFPVVGRVAMNAMHIDIGDADVSIGDEVVLWGDPANGDPAVEEWADAIGTINYEVVARVGRSVERRTT, encoded by the coding sequence GTGAGCGCGTTCACGGGGGTGACCGTCGACCGGGAGGCGCTGATCGCCAACTACGCGACGATCGCCGGACAGGTGGCCCCGGCCGGCGTCGTCGCGGTGGTGAAGGCCGACGCGTACGGGCACGGCGCCGTCGAGGTGGCCCGTGCGCTCGTGGACGCCGGCGCGGACTGGCTCGGCGTCGCCGACCTCGACGAGGCGGTCGCGCTCCGGCGGGCCGGGATCGACGAGGGCGTCCGTGTCCTCGCGTGGCTGCACGCCCCGGACGAGGACTTCCGGCGCGCGGCCCGGTACGGCATCACCCCGGCGGTCTCCAGCGTCGAGCAGCTCGCGACCGCGGCCGACGCCGACGTGCCCGCGGTCCACCTGGTCGTGGACACCGGCCTGAGCCGCAACGGCGCGGTCGAGTCCGAGTGGCCCGAGCTCTTCGCGACGGCGGCGGCGCTGTCCCGCGGCGGGGACCGCACCCGGATCGAGGGTGTGATGTCCCACCTGTCGAACGCGTCGCGCGCCGACGACCTCGACCAGGACGCCGCGCTCCAGCGGGCGCTGGACGGCCTGGCCGCGGTCGGCATCCGTCCGGACGTGGTGCACCTCGCCGCCAGCGCCGGCAGTCTGGCGCTCCCGGAGACCCGGCGGGACCTGGCACGGGTGGGGCTCGCGCTGTACGGGCTGAGCCCGTTCCCGGACCGGACCTCGGCCGACCTCGGGCTCCGGCCCGCGATGCGGGTGACCGCCGCCGTGCTCCGGACCATCGCGGTCCCCGTCGGCGACGGTGTCTCGTACGGGTACACGTGGCGTGCGGAGCGTGACACGAGGCTCGCGGTGATCGGCCTCGGCTACGCGGACGGCTTCGACCGCGGGTCCGGCAACGCCGTGTCCGTCCGCATCGGCGACCGCCGCTTCCCGGTGGTCGGACGGGTGGCGATGAACGCGATGCACATCGACATCGGTGACGCCGACGTCTCGATCGGGGACGAGGTCGTGCTCTGGGGCGACCCGGCGAACGGCGACCCCGCGGTGGAGGAGTGGGCCGACGCGATCGGCACGATCAACTACGAGGTGGTCGCCAGGGTCGGCCGCAGCGTGGAACGGAGGACGACGTGA
- the rpsI gene encoding 30S ribosomal protein S9: MAQIADSIDQTPESFTTESAPVASEAAPRQILNVSGGAVGRRKEAIARVRLVPGSGTFSVNGRTLEDYFPNKLHQQLINDPFKVLELLGSYDVTARITGGGPSGQAGALRLAIARTLNEIDRENNRATLKKAGFLTRDARVIERKKAGLKKARKASQFSKR, encoded by the coding sequence ATGGCTCAGATCGCTGACTCCATCGACCAGACCCCGGAGAGCTTCACCACCGAGAGCGCGCCCGTCGCGTCCGAGGCCGCTCCCCGTCAGATCCTCAACGTCTCGGGCGGTGCCGTCGGTCGCCGCAAGGAGGCCATCGCGCGCGTCCGCCTGGTGCCCGGCTCCGGCACCTTCTCGGTGAACGGCCGCACGCTCGAGGACTACTTCCCGAACAAGCTGCACCAGCAGCTCATCAACGACCCGTTCAAGGTGCTCGAGCTCCTCGGCTCGTACGACGTCACCGCCCGCATCACGGGTGGCGGCCCCTCGGGTCAGGCCGGCGCGCTCCGCCTCGCCATCGCCCGCACCTTGAACGAGATCGACCGCGAGAACAACCGCGCGACCCTCAAGAAGGCCGGCTTCCTCACCCGTGACGCCCGCGTCATCGAGCGCAAGAAGGCCGGTCTCAAGAAGGCCCGCAAGGCGTCGCAGTTCTCGAAGCGCTGA
- the glmS gene encoding glutamine--fructose-6-phosphate transaminase (isomerizing) — MCGIVGYVGSNSSTDVLLGGLRRLEYRGYDSAGIAVVDPSGDMTSAKKAGKLQMLVDELDANPIADGGTGIGHTRWATHGGPTDENAHPHLADGGKLALIHNGIIENFAPLKDELLAEGVSFTSETDSEVAAHLVAREFHETHDLTEAMRRTVARLEGAFTLLVVHADQPGVVVGARRNSPLVVGLGDGENFMGSDVAAFVAYTQRALSIGQDEIATIRPDGVDVIHFDGTLAEPSEFEVNWDASAADKGGWSSFMAKEISEEPEAVRNTVLGRVHEGAITLTDLDPIAERLQQVDRVIVIACGTAAYAGMLGKYAIEQWARVPVEVELAHEFRYRDPVLNDRTLVVSISQSGETMDTLMAVKYAREQGAQVLSICNTQGATIPRESDAVIYTHAGPEVAVASTKAFLAQGVALYLLGLHLATLRGTLTAEQVAEQVAELEGLPEKLQQTIEDASGVAELAKWMADTRSVLFLGRHVGYPIALEGALKLKELAYIHAEGFAAGELKHGPIALIEPGQIVFVIVPSPRDARSLHPKVVSNIQEIRARGARVIAIAEEGDAAVLPFADEVLRIPLATPLFEPLLAVAPLHMFGMELAAAKGLDVDQPRNLAKSVTVE, encoded by the coding sequence ATGTGTGGAATCGTCGGCTACGTCGGCAGCAACAGCAGCACGGACGTCCTCCTCGGGGGCCTCCGCCGTCTCGAGTACCGCGGGTACGACTCGGCGGGCATCGCCGTGGTCGACCCCTCCGGTGACATGACCTCGGCCAAGAAGGCCGGCAAGCTCCAGATGCTCGTCGACGAGCTGGACGCCAACCCCATCGCGGACGGCGGCACCGGGATCGGGCACACCCGCTGGGCGACGCACGGCGGTCCGACCGACGAGAACGCGCACCCGCACCTGGCCGACGGCGGCAAGCTCGCCCTCATCCACAACGGCATCATCGAGAACTTCGCCCCGCTGAAGGACGAACTCCTGGCCGAGGGCGTCTCGTTCACGAGCGAGACCGACTCCGAGGTCGCCGCACACCTCGTGGCGCGGGAGTTCCACGAGACGCACGACCTGACCGAGGCGATGCGTCGCACCGTGGCACGGCTCGAAGGGGCGTTCACGCTCCTCGTCGTGCACGCCGACCAGCCAGGCGTCGTCGTCGGCGCCCGGCGCAACTCGCCCCTCGTGGTGGGGCTCGGGGACGGCGAGAACTTCATGGGCTCGGACGTCGCCGCGTTCGTGGCCTACACGCAGCGGGCGCTCTCGATCGGGCAGGACGAGATCGCCACGATCCGTCCCGACGGCGTCGACGTCATCCACTTCGACGGCACCCTGGCCGAGCCGAGCGAGTTCGAGGTGAACTGGGACGCCTCGGCCGCCGACAAGGGCGGCTGGTCCTCGTTCATGGCGAAGGAGATCAGTGAGGAGCCCGAGGCCGTGCGCAACACGGTCCTCGGCCGCGTGCACGAGGGCGCGATCACGCTGACCGACCTCGATCCGATCGCCGAACGCCTGCAGCAGGTGGACCGCGTCATCGTCATCGCCTGCGGCACCGCGGCCTACGCCGGCATGCTCGGCAAGTACGCCATCGAGCAGTGGGCACGCGTCCCGGTGGAGGTCGAGCTCGCCCACGAGTTCCGCTACCGCGACCCGGTGTTGAACGACCGCACCCTGGTCGTCTCGATCAGCCAGTCCGGCGAGACCATGGACACCCTCATGGCCGTCAAGTACGCCCGCGAGCAGGGCGCCCAGGTCCTCTCGATCTGCAACACGCAGGGCGCGACGATCCCGCGCGAGTCCGACGCCGTGATCTACACGCACGCCGGGCCCGAGGTCGCGGTGGCCTCGACGAAGGCCTTCCTGGCGCAGGGTGTCGCGCTGTACCTGCTCGGGCTGCACCTCGCCACGCTGCGCGGCACGCTGACCGCCGAGCAGGTCGCCGAGCAGGTCGCCGAGCTCGAGGGGCTCCCCGAGAAGCTGCAGCAGACGATCGAGGACGCCTCCGGTGTCGCCGAGCTGGCGAAGTGGATGGCGGACACCCGGAGCGTGCTGTTCCTCGGCCGCCACGTCGGGTACCCGATCGCGCTCGAGGGCGCGCTCAAGCTCAAGGAGCTCGCGTACATCCACGCCGAGGGCTTCGCCGCCGGTGAGCTCAAGCACGGTCCGATCGCGCTCATCGAGCCCGGCCAGATCGTCTTCGTCATCGTCCCGTCGCCGCGTGACGCCCGGTCGCTGCACCCGAAGGTCGTCTCGAACATCCAGGAGATCCGCGCCCGCGGCGCTCGGGTGATCGCGATCGCCGAAGAGGGCGACGCCGCCGTGCTGCCCTTCGCGGACGAGGTCCTGCGGATCCCGCTCGCGACGCCGCTGTTCGAGCCGCTGCTCGCCGTGGCCCCGCTGCACATGTTCGGCATGGAGCTCGCCGCGGCCAAGGGCCTCGACGTCGACCAGCCGCGCAACCTCGCGAAGTCGGTCACCGTCGAGTAG
- the rplM gene encoding 50S ribosomal protein L13, with product MTRTFSPKPADVQHDWIVIDATDVVLGRLASHVAALLRGKHKATFAQHMDMGDYVIIVNADKVALTGSKLAKKVYYRHSGYPGGLTATSYPEMLEKHPTRAVEKAIRGMLPKNTLGREQLKKLKVYAGAEHPHAAQQPKPYTFDQVSQ from the coding sequence GTGACTCGTACGTTCTCCCCGAAGCCGGCAGACGTCCAGCACGACTGGATCGTCATCGACGCGACCGACGTCGTGCTCGGCCGCCTCGCTTCGCACGTCGCCGCCCTTCTCCGCGGCAAGCACAAGGCCACCTTCGCCCAGCACATGGACATGGGTGACTACGTCATCATCGTGAACGCCGACAAGGTCGCCCTGACCGGGTCGAAGCTCGCCAAGAAGGTGTACTACCGCCACTCCGGTTACCCGGGCGGCCTCACCGCCACCAGCTACCCGGAGATGCTCGAGAAGCACCCGACCCGCGCCGTCGAGAAGGCGATCCGCGGCATGCTGCCGAAGAACACCCTCGGTCGCGAGCAGCTCAAGAAGCTCAAGGTCTACGCAGGCGCTGAGCACCCCCACGCGGCGCAGCAGCCCAAGCCGTACACCTTCGACCAGGTCTCGCAGTAA
- a CDS encoding ExeM/NucH family extracellular endonuclease, translated as MQDRTVVGIPPDHEPKVLMQRTVGRTLLCATAAATLVAAPLVTVTAATANPAGTGLVISEAYLKGGSTNQPFTNRFVEIANPTDTAVSVDGWSLQYRSATSTGAASTVVPLTGTVPAKGTFLVQGGSNGTAGAALPTPDVVSTLNASGSAGTLVLSDRATALTLPAGTVSAGTPGAVDLLGYGTSNTFETAAATNPAGANSTPDALARATSGADSDVNRADFTLSTTITPRNAKGETATGGSAPTPGDGGTTPPATPAVAATIPEVQGTTDTSPLVGRTVTTSGVVTAVYATGGLNGYTIQTPGTPGVGAAATRTASDGLFVYSAATVGRVAIGDHVEVTGAVSEFNGLTELTVPSAAGLRVLTTPAVAPQPAAVAFPRSDAEREALESMLVLPQGDYTVADNYTTNQYGEIALATGAGRLLQPTEVARPGSAEAAAVAADNAARKVTLDDGASTNFLPRDDQDQAARGIPVPWLTNAGPITVGATTTFTDPVVLDYRNNAWKFQPTTPITGATPAADLPASFSDVRTPAPAAVGGDLTLAGFNVLNYFPTTGDELTGCTYYRDRVGDPITVNSGCDARGAAEQEDLDRQQVKIVKAINALGADVVSLEEIENSAAFGQDRDAAVATLVAALNAATGTDTWAYAESPSVIPTSEDVIRLALIYKKDRVAPTGESTILIDPAFTNARQPVADAFRPVGGTAEDDFLVIANHFKSKGSGTGENADQGDGQGASNADRVRQARALATFSTAMQEQYGTDKTFLIGDFNAYSEEDPMVVLRDAGYTDLAPAQDEDEYSYVFSGLSGSLDHVLASPAALESVTGVDIWNINSTESVGLEYSRYNVNVSDLYEDDVYRASDHDPILVGFDLSAAEVPGDPTPEPTPAPEADDATPTPAPVAGGVGVTPGAGGAPSTDGDLAFTGAELGAGLAATLALLAAGGGLLALRRRRTTGGSAE; from the coding sequence GTGCAGGACCGTACGGTCGTCGGGATCCCTCCCGACCACGAACCGAAGGTCCTCATGCAACGAACCGTCGGACGCACCCTGCTGTGCGCCACGGCTGCCGCGACCCTGGTCGCCGCACCGCTCGTCACCGTCACCGCCGCGACCGCGAACCCCGCGGGCACCGGACTCGTCATCTCCGAGGCGTACCTCAAGGGCGGCAGCACGAACCAGCCGTTCACGAACCGGTTCGTCGAGATCGCCAACCCGACCGACACCGCCGTGTCGGTCGACGGGTGGTCGCTGCAGTACCGCTCGGCGACCAGCACCGGTGCCGCGAGCACGGTGGTGCCCCTGACGGGCACGGTCCCGGCGAAGGGGACCTTCCTCGTCCAGGGTGGTTCGAACGGCACGGCCGGTGCGGCTCTGCCCACGCCGGACGTGGTGTCGACCCTCAACGCGTCCGGCAGCGCCGGCACCCTCGTGCTGTCCGACCGGGCCACCGCCCTCACGCTGCCCGCCGGCACCGTGTCCGCCGGGACCCCCGGTGCGGTGGACCTGCTCGGCTACGGGACGTCGAACACGTTCGAGACGGCCGCGGCGACGAACCCGGCGGGAGCGAACTCCACACCGGACGCCCTGGCGCGCGCGACGAGCGGCGCCGACTCGGACGTCAACCGCGCGGACTTCACGCTGTCCACCACGATCACCCCCCGGAACGCGAAGGGCGAGACCGCGACCGGCGGGTCCGCACCGACGCCGGGCGACGGCGGCACCACACCGCCCGCCACCCCTGCGGTCGCCGCGACCATCCCCGAGGTCCAGGGCACGACCGACACCTCGCCGCTCGTCGGCAGGACGGTCACCACGAGCGGCGTCGTGACTGCGGTGTACGCGACCGGTGGCCTCAACGGCTACACGATCCAGACGCCGGGCACGCCCGGCGTGGGCGCCGCGGCCACGCGGACCGCGTCCGACGGGCTCTTCGTCTACTCCGCTGCCACCGTCGGCCGGGTCGCGATCGGTGACCACGTCGAGGTCACCGGCGCGGTCTCGGAGTTCAACGGGCTGACCGAGCTCACCGTCCCGAGCGCCGCCGGACTCCGGGTGCTCACCACGCCCGCCGTCGCGCCGCAGCCGGCAGCCGTCGCGTTCCCCCGCTCGGACGCCGAGCGCGAAGCGCTCGAGAGCATGCTCGTCCTGCCGCAGGGCGACTACACGGTCGCGGACAACTACACGACGAACCAGTACGGCGAGATCGCGCTGGCCACGGGCGCCGGCCGGCTCCTGCAGCCGACCGAGGTCGCGCGTCCGGGCAGCGCTGAGGCCGCTGCGGTCGCCGCCGACAACGCGGCCCGCAAGGTCACGCTGGACGACGGCGCGAGCACGAACTTCCTGCCCCGCGACGACCAGGACCAGGCCGCCCGCGGGATCCCGGTCCCGTGGTTGACGAACGCGGGTCCGATCACGGTCGGGGCCACCACGACGTTCACCGACCCCGTGGTCCTCGACTACCGGAACAACGCCTGGAAGTTCCAGCCGACGACGCCGATCACCGGCGCCACCCCGGCGGCCGACCTGCCCGCGTCGTTCTCGGACGTCCGTACCCCGGCGCCCGCCGCGGTCGGCGGCGACCTCACGCTCGCCGGGTTCAACGTGCTGAACTACTTCCCGACGACCGGTGACGAGCTGACCGGGTGCACGTACTACCGGGACCGCGTGGGGGACCCGATCACGGTGAACTCCGGCTGTGACGCCCGCGGTGCCGCCGAGCAGGAGGACCTCGACCGCCAGCAGGTGAAGATCGTGAAGGCGATCAACGCCCTCGGCGCCGACGTGGTCTCGCTCGAGGAGATCGAGAACTCGGCGGCCTTCGGGCAGGACCGGGACGCCGCGGTCGCCACGCTCGTGGCCGCGCTGAACGCCGCGACGGGGACCGACACCTGGGCGTACGCGGAGTCGCCGTCCGTGATACCGACCAGCGAGGACGTCATCCGCCTGGCCCTGATCTACAAGAAGGACCGGGTCGCACCCACGGGCGAGTCGACGATCCTCATCGACCCGGCGTTCACGAACGCACGCCAGCCCGTCGCCGACGCCTTCCGACCGGTCGGCGGCACCGCGGAGGACGACTTCCTCGTCATCGCGAACCACTTCAAGTCGAAGGGCTCGGGCACCGGCGAGAACGCCGACCAGGGTGACGGCCAGGGCGCTTCCAACGCCGACCGCGTACGACAGGCGCGGGCCCTCGCGACCTTCTCCACCGCCATGCAGGAGCAGTACGGCACCGACAAGACCTTCCTCATCGGTGACTTCAACGCGTACAGCGAGGAGGACCCGATGGTGGTGCTCCGTGACGCCGGGTACACCGACCTCGCTCCGGCGCAGGACGAGGACGAGTACTCCTACGTGTTCAGCGGTCTGAGTGGGTCCCTCGACCACGTGCTGGCATCGCCGGCCGCGCTCGAGTCGGTCACCGGCGTGGACATCTGGAACATCAACTCGACCGAGTCGGTGGGCCTGGAGTACAGCCGGTACAACGTGAACGTCTCCGACCTGTACGAGGACGACGTCTACCGCGCCAGCGACCACGACCCGATCCTGGTCGGGTTCGACCTGAGCGCGGCCGAGGTACCGGGCGACCCGACGCCGGAGCCCACGCCGGCACCCGAGGCGGACGACGCGACACCGACCCCCGCCCCGGTCGCCGGTGGCGTCGGCGTGACCCCGGGTGCGGGCGGCGCGCCGAGCACCGACGGCGACCTCGCCTTCACCGGTGCGGAGCTGGGCGCGGGGCTGGCGGCGACACTCGCCCTCCTGGCCGCCGGCGGTGGGCTCCTCGCCCTCCGTCGCCGCCGGACGACGGGTGGCAGCGCCGAGTGA